One Salvia splendens isolate huo1 chromosome 1, SspV2, whole genome shotgun sequence genomic window, TTGTAGAAACATTCTCATTCTCGAAAAGCGAGCCTTTCTAGTTAAAATCTTTTTCAAATTTCGAGAATGAATCCGATTCTCTCCTATAATCCACTGTTTAACGGAATTCACTTTTTAAAATCCATCCACTGTCCGCtaaattcttttaatttattttgcaaaatTATGTGTTTAATTTTGTCCAACCTAACCGTTAACCAGGAAAAATAAAGCTAAATCTGCAAGAGTATAGGTATAAAATTCATGTGGAGAAGTGAGAACATAATTTCAACATTTTCACTAGAACAAACTTGAAGTTGAATCTAATAGCAATTGTAACTATTCTCTCTTTTTGCAACAAGAATTAATGTGAGAATTTGTGCTCACACACATTACTATATAGATACATTACATTTATGTGTATGTAGAAATGGTGGTGTATGTGTATCATCATGTGATTAGTAGTCCCAtgcaagaaaagaaaaggggTAGAGATGGGAAAGAGAGTGGGGGTGGGGAAGCATAACAGAAACCCCAGCCTTGAAAAAAGTTTATCTTGGTCGGAAATAACACTGTTTATTTCAAACCCCCAAGACTGACCTTTTCTcctttttaattctattttcaaatttttatatacATTACTTTTACCTAGAGATATGTTAAATAAATTCCGAGAGAAAGTAACACTAGAATTTAGCCACAAAGAATGGTTTGCTTAATGCTTGTGTCAAACTAAATATAGTCTTAATTAGTGTGTTAATGCTGGGAACCCACACTCTCAATCAATACATTCTCCTCCCTctctaaattatttaattatttagcaTAAAAGAAATCTCCACTTTTTCCATGCAATCACAGCAATGTCTCCACACAAAAGAAGCTTAAAGGCTAAGTAATTAAGAAACTGAAACCCTAAAAAGCAATAAAACAAAACTAGACAGAGTGAAAACAAATTAGTACCTCTCTCCCTCACTCCTCTctttgtgtgtatatatatacatgcataAAGCCCCTCGCTTTATTTTAGCATCTATATTCTCATTCTTCCTTTAttattctttctttctctctttccctttcccctctctctctctctctccccctttGGCCTAACCCTCCAGTTGATGTGATTCTCCACTACACCTCCAAAACCAAGCAACCtttacaaaagagaaagaaagatcaAGAACCATGGTTTTTTCTTCAATTCCTGCTTATCTTGATCCATCCCACTGGAATCAGGTaaggtgttttttttttaattttccctCTCTTTGATATCTTATGCTTCCATGGTTGAGCTTCTTTGCTCAAAAAGCAACAATTCAAAAGACATATTCCCATCCTCCTTTTTTCCTAcctctttaattttattttgaatatactaccactgtgtttttttttctttgctttCTCTCTCCCCTCTTTCTCTTTTCATTTAATTCCATACAATTTTTTGCAGCAACACAATCATCAAATAATTGGAAGCAGCAGCGCCAACCCTCTGGTCccacctccgcctcctccgcctcAGCCGCATGGAGGAGGCGGCTCGATCCGGCCGGGCTCGATGGCGGAGCGAGCTCGAATGGCCAACATACCGATGCCGGAAACATCCCTAAAATGCCCTCGCTGCGAATCCACAAACACAAAGTTCTGCTACTTCAACAACTACAGCCTCTCTCAGCCGCGCCACTTCTGCAAGACCTGCCGCCGATACTGGACCCGCGGCGGCGCTCTTCGCAACGTCCCAGTCGGCGGCGGCTGTCGGAGAAACAAACGCAGCAAGTCCTCCAGCTCCAAATCCCCAGCCAGCAGTGAGAGGCAGACCAACAACCCCAGCACCACAAGCACAGCCTCAACCAACAGCGCCACCTCTAATATGTTAGGCCTAACGCCGCCGCTTCCGCCGCTCCGCTTAATGTCCCCTCTGGGCCAGTTCACCGATAACTTCACCGCCGATATGGGGCTAAATAATTACAGCGGAATAGCAGCTTCCACAGCCGGAACAAGTGAGATGAATTTCCACGGCGGCGGTGGAGTAGCCTCTCTTTTATCAGGTGAAGGCGGCGGTGGCATTGAGCCGTGGCGGATGCAGCAGGTTCAGCAATTTCCCTTTTTGGGGGGTCTGGATGCATCATCCCAAGGTTTCTACCAGTTCCACGGCGGCGAACCGGGGTTTCTAGGAGGCGGCGAGGAGAGGCCGAAACTGTCTAGCCCAATGCTAAGTCAGCGGCAACCGCCGGTGAAAATGGAGGATAGCTCAGAGCATAACCTAAATAGGCAAATATTGGGCGGAAATGAGCAGTGGAATGCGCCGCCGCCGGCTAATTGGACGGACCTTTCCAACTTCAGCTCTTCTTCTACAAGAAATCCCTTGTAGAAAGACACATCTGCAAATTATATGGGaggagatgatgatgatgatgatgatgccaATGATCAAAACCCTAGAATTGGTAGGTTTGTTTGTTCTCTTCAACTCAATTTGCAGCCTAAAACATATCTCTATGTGTAtctactctctttctctctttctcaatAAGTGTGTGCTGCCTGAGAATGTTTTAGACAAACTGTGGAGAATTATATGTGAGATTTATTGTAGCTTGTGTTACATTTGGAGATGTAATGTTTTCAGGATGTGAAATCTGATCTAATTTCGGGTTGATATAATATATGACATGTTTCACATTTCCACCCATTTTTGTTAGGTGACCTTATTTTACCCATgcaaattttttatatatattgttcACATGggaattataaaatatttgaagTATGATCTCTTTCTAATATCTTGATTAAAATAATCCTGGCATATTCTCGATCATTAATGCATAAGCACTAGTATGTTAATTTGCCACCCTCCCTATTTATTGGTGCCTTTATCAAGCGCGTATGTGTATTGTAAATTGTGATTTGTATCCCTACCTAGCTAGATCTAATGTTTCTGAAGTATTTTCTTATCTTCATATATATGTTCTTTCAACAAATTAATTCCGTTGGTTTTTTCTTTGCATCATTTGACGTTCTTTAAAATTAATAAGAGTTAATAAATGGTCTGTTTATAATGTTTTGAGACGGGTTTCAATTTGTGTAATAAGATCTTTGAGAAATATTCATTTCAATCGTAGCTAGCGCAATACATTTAGACCCAATACTTCATTAACTCTAATTCAGCAATTTAATTTCCAGATTTGTAATACAatgtatttcattttattagttttaagaAAATTAGACATCACTCTTTGTATGCGAGTGAATAAATAGTGCACGTGGTAAATTAGAATAAAGTAATATTAATACTTTATGAATAATTGTTATAAGAGATAATTTAATCACCCTAATAtagttttttcttatttttttctcatcaattaattaatttataattaaaaattataaaaggaGTTAAGGGTACATATATATGAATTACAGTATATAATTTGATGTAGTTGCTATGAGGGAAACGAAGCCAACCAAATACAGAAACTCAATTTTCTAACTCTcgtttattaaattataaaggCTACCATTCAAACTAATTATAAAGTCTGTATAAAAGGAACAAAACTTCTATTAGTAATTAGAATTGTTAAGGGAATATAATTATATTCAAACTCAACTTCGAATCATAATTGAAAAAAGGCTGCAAATAAATTTAATCCCTTAATTATAGGGATAGAATTTGACACAAACAAAATCACTGATATTAAATCCAAAACTAGAATATAACCAATCGATAAACTCTTATTGTAAGTCTTCATATTCATCTCAAGAGGCCTAACACTTGCACAAAATTGAGTACAGGTTAAGattccaaaatatttttattgagaCACCTAAATAGTGAGACTTGTGTTTTAAGAATACGATCAAAAGATCAATTTTTACAGGTCCCATTTCTCCtactaaataaacaaaataatagtagtataagttTGGTAAGAAATCTCAAGCTCCGATGCTGTATATCCTAGTGGTCACCTCTATAATATTCCCAACTATTGGCTTTTGATTGATTCCTGAAGAGAGCATCAGTATATCTACCTAGAGGTTAGTTCTTCATGTCCCCAAGAAAATTCTCATAGCCCAAAAtgtaagtactccctccgtcccactttagaaaTCCTGgt contains:
- the LOC121799345 gene encoding dof zinc finger protein DOF5.1-like; translation: MVFSSIPAYLDPSHWNQQHNHQIIGSSSANPLVPPPPPPPQPHGGGGSIRPGSMAERARMANIPMPETSLKCPRCESTNTKFCYFNNYSLSQPRHFCKTCRRYWTRGGALRNVPVGGGCRRNKRSKSSSSKSPASSERQTNNPSTTSTASTNSATSNMLGLTPPLPPLRLMSPLGQFTDNFTADMGLNNYSGIAASTAGTSEMNFHGGGGVASLLSGEGGGGIEPWRMQQVQQFPFLGGLDASSQGFYQFHGGEPGFLGGGEERPKLSSPMLSQRQPPVKMEDSSEHNLNRQILGGNEQWNAPPPANWTDLSNFSSSSTRNPL